Proteins co-encoded in one Zingiber officinale cultivar Zhangliang unplaced genomic scaffold, Zo_v1.1 ctg51, whole genome shotgun sequence genomic window:
- the LOC122037476 gene encoding subtilisin-like protease 4 gives MTIHFFFLCVSVLLTGGGAAYSDEELKAYIVYVDIPPPVSAYDSVDYNSLLKNVAGTLEIEEDDAASRVIHSYRNVMTGFSAMLTEREVAAMSKVDWFVRAVPSSVYRPLTTHTPRFLGLRHRTHSVWNITDMGEGVIIGLLDTGVTPGHPSFDDQGIPPPPAKWKGRCDFGNASFTKQFCNNKLIGVRSFVNYDRSRHRSTVSPIDNDGHGTHTASTAGGAFVKHANVYGLARGLAAGVAPLAHVAMYKVCTDEGCQSYDILAGMDAAVEDGVDVLSISLGGYVPTPFYDDSVSIGGFHAMSRGIFVSCAAGNSGPYQSTVVNDAPWLLTVAASTMDRSFSATVKLGDGRQFRGQSLYQPRGFSPKKKYPLVLLDGRARFCLEGSLDGVNVKGKIVFCDRGGDPTVPLDEVVKQAGAAGMVLPNYDLDGYSTYANLLTVPASNIPYAGGLDIKAYINSTARPTASIMFSGAVTHMPRSPAITSFSSRGPSLITPGILKPDITGPGVNVLAAWNTEKFKVISGTSMSCPHLSGVAALIKKAHPDWSPAAIKSAIMTTAYVKDNTNKPISDETNLPADIFALGAGHVKPLKVLDPGLVYDNSPEDYYPYLCGLGYSDYQIRSIVNRKINCSSIKSIQEGDLNYPSITVQLTTDPKRTVSFIRTVTNVGQSPATYYAKVKVPKFVSAVVVPRSLTFERVNEKKSFKISFKRRGRLGARTPPVIEGQLRWVSPARPVVRSPISILLK, from the coding sequence ATGACGATtcatttcttcttcctctgtGTTTCCGTTCTCCTCACCGGCGGCGGCGCCGCCTACTCCGACGAAGAGCTCAAAGCCTACATTGTTTATGTTGATATCCCACCGCCGGTTTCGGCGTATGATTCCGTTGACTACAACTCCCTTTTGAAGAACGTCGCCGGCACTTTGGAGATCGAAGAAGATGATGCGGCGTCGAGGGTTATACACTCCTACAGGAATGTTATGACCGGCTTCTCGGCGATGTTGACGGAGCGGGAGGTGGCGGCTATGTCGAAGGTGGACTGGTTCGTGCGCGCCGTCCCGAGCTCTGTTTACCGTCCGCTGACCACCCACACGCCGCGGTTCCTGGGGCTGCGCCACCGCACCCATAGCGTGTGGAACATCACCGACATGGGCGAAGGCGTCATCATCGGCCTCCTAGACACCGGCGTCACCCCCGGCCATCCTTCGTTTGACGACCAAGGCATTCCGCCGCCGCCCGCCAAGTGGAAGGGTCGGTGCGACTTCGGGAACGCGTCGTTCACGAAGCAGTTCTGCAACAACAAGCTCATCGGCGTTCGGTCCTTCGTCAATTACGACCGGTCCCGGCACCGGTCGACGGTCTCGCCGATCGATAACGACGGCCACGGAACTCACACGGCGAGCACCGCTGGCGGCGCGTTCGTGAAGCACGCCAACGTGTACGGGCTCGCCAGGGGCCTCGCCGCCGGGGTGGCCCCGCTAGCGCACGTCGCTATGTACAAGGTGTGCACGGACGAGGGGTGTCAGTCGTACGACATACTCGCCGGCATGGACGCCGCGGTGGAGGACGGAGTCGATGTACTTTCGATCTCGCTCGGCGGCTACGTGCCTACTCCCTTCTACGATGATTCGGTCTCGATCGGCGGGTTCCACGCCATGAGCAGAGGAATTTTCGTCAGCTGCGCTGCTGGCAACTCAGGGCCGTACCAATCCACCGTAGTCAATGACGCGCCGTGGTTGCTCACGGTGGCAGCGAGCACCATGGACCGCTCGTTTTCGGCCACCGTCAAGCTCGGCGACGGCCGCCAGTTCCGCGGCCAGAGCTTGTACCAGCCGCGGGGATTCTCGCCGAAGAAGAAGTACCCTCTCGTGCTTCTCGACGGCAGGGCCAGGTTTTGCCTCGAGGGTTCCCTGGACGGCGTCAACGTGAAGGGAAAGATCGTGTTCTGCGACCGCGGTGGCGATCCCACCGTCCCATTGGATGAAGTCGTCAAGCAAGCCGGCGCCGCCGGCATGGTGTTGCCCAACTATGATTTAGACGGCTATAGCACTTACGCCAACCTCCTCACCGTCCCGGCGTCTAACATTCCTTACGCCGGCGGACTTGATATCAAGGCCTACATCAACTCCACTGCCCGCCCGACGGCCTCCATCATGTTCAGTGGCGCCGTCACTCACATGCCCCGCTCGCCGGCGATCACCTCCTTCTCCTCCCGCGGGCCCAGCCTAATCACGCCGGGGATCCTCAAGCCCGACATCACTGGCCCCGGAGTCAACGTCCTCGCCGCCTGGAACACGGAAAAATTTAAGGTCATCTCCGGCACCTCCATGTCCTGCCCGCACCTTTCCGGCGTCGCCGCCCTGATCAAGAAAGCCCATCCCGATTGGTCTCCCGCCGCCATCAAATCCGCCATAATGACCACCGCCTACGTGAAGGACAACACCAACAAACCCATCTCCGACGAGACCAACCTCCCGGCCGATATCTTCGCCCTCGGCGCAGGCCATGTCAAGCCGCTAAAGGTCCTCGACCCGGGGCTCGTCTACGACAACTCGCCGGAGGACTACTATCCCTACCTCTGCGGCCTCGGCTATTCTGACTATCAAATTCGATCTATCGTTAACCGGAAAATCAACTGCTCGTCGATCAAGAGCATCCAAGAAGGAGACCTGAACTATCCCTCCATCACCGTCCAATTGACAACGGACCCGAAAAGGACGGTGAGTTTCATTAGGACCGTGACCAACGTCGGCCAGTCCCCGGCGACGTACTACGCGAAGGTGAAGGTGCCGAAGTTCGTATCGGCGGTTGTGGTACCGAGAAGCTTGACGTTCGAGCGGGTGAATGAGAAGAAGAGCTTTAAGATCAGCTTCAAGCGACGCGGCCGCCTGGGAGCACGAACGCCGCCGGTGATCGAGGGGCAACTGAGGTGGGTTTCTCCGGCGAGGCCTGTGGTGAGGAGCCCAATCTCCATCCTCCTCAAGTGA